In Candidatus Methanomethylophilus alvi Mx1201, a genomic segment contains:
- the purS gene encoding phosphoribosylformylglycinamidine synthase subunit PurS encodes MTVIDIRIELKKGVADPEGSNTKKTLESLGFKGITSVKSVKCFVLDLDMPADEAKKAGEEYCRKLLANPVVQSYTVTVR; translated from the coding sequence ATGACAGTAATCGACATCAGGATTGAGCTCAAGAAAGGGGTGGCGGACCCTGAGGGTTCCAACACCAAGAAGACCCTCGAGTCCCTCGGCTTCAAGGGCATCACTTCCGTGAAATCGGTAAAATGTTTCGTCCTCGACCTGGATATGCCCGCAGACGAGGCCAAGAAGGCAGGGGAGGAATACTGCAGGAAACTCCTGGCGAACCCCGTGGTCCAGAGCTACACGGTCACCGTGAGATGA
- a CDS encoding tRNA (adenine-N1)-methyltransferase, giving the protein MAFNEGEFLYLQGEDGKRSWFRLQFGMIKMGGLGVIDGKRFEGLDDGDVVEIVGRRFNVFRPGVVELMESLDRGAQIITPKDACAILMECDIKAGDRVIEVGAGSGGLTTALLHTVAPTGHVHTVEFKEQNAEKALKNVKRTGLDQYWSYQIGDARSVDIDFDDADVITTDMPDVENALDNLVPHLRNGGRICTYVPNANQLELAVNALRGRGFTDVRSMEIMRRGMEVHNGGTRPSFEMLGHTGYLTFARKRSV; this is encoded by the coding sequence ATGGCATTCAATGAGGGCGAGTTCCTCTATCTCCAGGGTGAGGACGGTAAGAGGTCCTGGTTCAGACTGCAGTTCGGCATGATCAAGATGGGCGGTCTCGGGGTCATCGACGGCAAGCGCTTCGAAGGATTGGATGACGGGGACGTCGTGGAGATCGTCGGCAGGAGGTTCAACGTATTCCGTCCCGGGGTGGTCGAGCTCATGGAGTCCTTGGACAGGGGGGCGCAGATCATCACGCCCAAGGACGCCTGTGCGATCCTCATGGAGTGCGACATAAAGGCCGGGGACCGCGTCATAGAGGTCGGTGCCGGTTCAGGAGGTCTCACCACGGCCCTTCTGCACACCGTCGCCCCCACAGGACACGTCCATACGGTGGAATTCAAGGAGCAGAATGCGGAGAAGGCTCTTAAGAACGTGAAACGCACGGGACTGGACCAATACTGGTCATATCAGATAGGCGATGCGCGCAGTGTCGATATCGATTTCGATGATGCGGACGTCATCACCACCGACATGCCGGATGTCGAGAACGCCCTCGACAACCTCGTCCCCCATCTCAGGAACGGCGGCAGGATATGCACCTATGTCCCTAACGCGAACCAGCTGGAACTCGCGGTCAACGCCCTTCGCGGCAGGGGTTTCACCGACGTCCGTTCCATGGAGATCATGAGGCGCGGCATGGAGGTCCACAACGGCGGGACCCGTCCCAGCTTCGAGATGCTGGGACATACGGGATACCTGACGTTCGCCCGCAAACGCTCGGTCTGA
- the purQ gene encoding phosphoribosylformylglycinamidine synthase subunit PurQ has translation MKAEDVKVCVVRIEGTNCEDEMANAFGMVGAKAEKVHLKQLLGQCAPELKRDLEDYDILAFPGGFSAGDYVRAGAIFAARIKAGIGKEVRDFVEAGKPVLGVCNGFQILVELGLLPAFDETMADVPNAALYNNDSGRFECRPTVLRNDNKGKCVWTSDIPKGGLVMTPSAHGEGKLMSNIPDFVEKLEENDQVVFRYVTPEGGKAYYPWNPNGSPSDIAGICNPAGNVMGMMPHPERVMTAYTAADWSRGHRSDDGDGKLIFTSVMKYLAKR, from the coding sequence ATGAAAGCGGAGGACGTTAAGGTCTGTGTCGTAAGGATCGAAGGTACGAACTGCGAGGACGAGATGGCCAACGCATTCGGGATGGTCGGGGCCAAGGCCGAGAAGGTCCACCTCAAGCAGCTTCTCGGACAGTGCGCCCCCGAGCTGAAGAGGGATCTCGAGGACTATGACATACTGGCATTCCCCGGAGGTTTCTCCGCCGGGGACTATGTGCGTGCCGGGGCGATATTCGCCGCAAGGATAAAGGCCGGTATCGGGAAGGAGGTCAGGGATTTCGTCGAGGCCGGGAAACCGGTCCTCGGAGTATGCAACGGTTTCCAGATTCTGGTGGAACTCGGGCTTCTGCCTGCTTTCGACGAGACCATGGCCGATGTGCCTAACGCCGCCCTTTACAACAACGACTCCGGTCGTTTCGAGTGCCGTCCCACCGTACTCAGGAACGATAACAAGGGGAAGTGCGTCTGGACGTCCGATATACCGAAGGGCGGGCTTGTGATGACCCCCTCCGCACACGGGGAGGGCAAGCTCATGAGCAACATCCCGGACTTCGTGGAGAAGCTGGAGGAGAACGACCAGGTCGTCTTCAGATACGTCACCCCCGAAGGCGGCAAGGCCTACTATCCGTGGAACCCCAACGGGTCTCCTTCGGATATCGCAGGCATATGCAATCCCGCAGGGAATGTGATGGGTATGATGCCGCATCCCGAGCGTGTGATGACCGCATATACCGCCGCGGACTGGTCCAGAGGACACAGGTCCGACGACGGTGACGGAAAACTGATCTTCACTTCGGTTATGAAGTACCTCGCCAAGAGGTGA
- a CDS encoding DUF120 domain-containing protein: protein MDEKYTFALRKLALIGGMDDYVAVSSRELGDTLEMSQQSASKRILELLDQGLIVRDLGARKQRIKLTPAGIDALKKEYNEYRRIFELTDHITIHGSVKDGMGEGGYYIGQKGYVDQFVDKLGFKPYSGTLNVCVDKEDVGKLDVIRGTAGIYINGFTDEGRSFGAVIAYKAKIKNIDCAVVVPERSHYVDVIEIICQYHLRRTLSIGTGDRVDVRVSL, encoded by the coding sequence GTGGACGAGAAATACACCTTTGCCCTAAGAAAATTGGCCCTCATCGGTGGAATGGACGACTACGTCGCCGTATCGTCGAGAGAACTCGGAGACACGTTGGAGATGAGTCAACAGTCTGCGTCTAAACGCATACTCGAACTTCTCGATCAGGGGCTCATCGTCCGTGACCTCGGTGCAAGGAAACAGAGGATCAAGCTGACCCCTGCCGGGATAGACGCCTTGAAGAAGGAGTACAACGAATACCGCAGGATATTCGAACTCACCGACCACATAACCATCCACGGATCCGTCAAGGACGGGATGGGTGAGGGAGGATACTACATCGGTCAGAAAGGGTATGTGGACCAATTCGTGGATAAACTGGGATTCAAGCCTTACAGCGGGACCCTCAACGTCTGTGTGGACAAGGAAGACGTCGGAAAACTGGATGTCATCAGGGGGACCGCCGGGATCTACATAAACGGCTTCACCGACGAAGGAAGAAGCTTCGGGGCCGTGATCGCATATAAGGCCAAGATAAAGAACATCGACTGCGCAGTGGTCGTACCGGAAAGGTCACACTACGTCGACGTGATCGAGATAATATGCCAATATCATCTCAGAAGGACCCTGAGCATCGGCACGGGAGACCGCGTCGACGTCAGGGTCAGCCTCTGA
- the proS gene encoding proline--tRNA ligase gives MPTKEEDFGEWYNETVDKAKLCDKRYPIKGMNVWTPYGWKIMSQIDSFLRREMEATDHDEVCFPLLIPETEFKKEKDHIKGFDEEVYWVTHAGLNPLDVRLVVRPTSETAMYPMFSLWIRSHQDLPLKVFQIVNTFRYETKQTRAFMRVREIHFFESHTCHADREDAERQVAQDVEIVDAVCHDLCLPYSLLIRTDWDKFPGAFYTVGIDTVMPNGRTLQIGSAHYYSTNFSKPYDITYEKEGGEHEFVHQTTLGMTERLLGAVVGVHADDLGLILPPAIAPLETVIIPIFKKDNQEKVMDVCRQVAAALKAAGIRSKLDDSDGRPGAKFFDWEVKGVPLRLEIGGKDIENNVATFARRDNGEKGTVELDSMVPGVRMILQAISANMLEKAKAKQQSFIHEMEDMGAESIPEGQIVKIGWCGNPECGHKFEDKYDIKILGTPYHPENWTGKCVCCGKEGCKPAYAARTL, from the coding sequence ATGCCCACGAAGGAAGAGGACTTCGGCGAGTGGTACAACGAGACCGTCGACAAGGCGAAGCTCTGCGACAAGAGGTATCCCATCAAAGGGATGAACGTATGGACCCCCTACGGCTGGAAGATCATGAGCCAGATAGACTCCTTCCTCCGCAGGGAGATGGAGGCCACGGACCATGACGAGGTGTGCTTCCCCCTGCTGATCCCGGAGACCGAGTTCAAGAAGGAGAAGGACCACATCAAAGGGTTCGACGAAGAGGTCTACTGGGTCACCCACGCCGGACTCAATCCTCTGGACGTCAGGCTCGTCGTGAGGCCCACCTCGGAGACCGCGATGTACCCGATGTTCTCCCTTTGGATCAGGTCCCACCAGGATCTGCCCCTCAAGGTGTTCCAGATCGTCAACACCTTCAGGTACGAGACCAAGCAGACCCGTGCATTCATGCGTGTCAGGGAGATCCACTTCTTCGAATCCCACACCTGCCATGCGGATAGGGAGGATGCGGAGAGGCAGGTCGCCCAGGACGTGGAGATCGTAGATGCGGTCTGCCACGACCTCTGTCTGCCCTACTCCCTGCTGATCAGGACCGACTGGGACAAGTTCCCCGGGGCGTTCTACACCGTCGGTATCGACACCGTGATGCCCAACGGAAGGACCCTCCAGATCGGTTCCGCCCACTACTACAGCACCAACTTCTCCAAGCCCTACGACATCACCTACGAGAAGGAGGGCGGGGAGCACGAGTTCGTCCACCAGACCACATTGGGTATGACGGAACGTCTCCTCGGAGCCGTCGTCGGTGTCCACGCGGACGATCTGGGTCTTATCCTCCCTCCGGCCATCGCGCCTCTCGAGACGGTCATCATCCCCATCTTCAAGAAGGACAACCAGGAGAAGGTCATGGATGTATGCCGCCAGGTGGCGGCGGCCCTCAAGGCGGCCGGGATAAGGTCCAAACTGGACGACAGCGACGGAAGGCCCGGTGCCAAGTTCTTCGACTGGGAGGTTAAAGGTGTACCGCTCCGTCTGGAGATCGGAGGGAAGGACATCGAGAACAACGTCGCCACCTTCGCCAGAAGGGATAACGGCGAGAAGGGCACGGTGGAACTGGATTCCATGGTCCCAGGCGTCAGGATGATCCTCCAGGCGATCTCCGCCAACATGCTGGAGAAGGCCAAGGCCAAGCAGCAGAGCTTCATCCACGAGATGGAGGACATGGGTGCCGAGAGCATCCCCGAGGGACAGATCGTCAAGATCGGCTGGTGCGGCAATCCGGAGTGCGGTCACAAGTTCGAGGACAAGTACGACATCAAGATCCTCGGAACCCCGTACCATCCCGAGAACTGGACCGGGAAGTGCGTGTGCTGCGGAAAGGAAGGATGCAAGCCCGCATACGCCGCCCGTACCCTTTGA
- the purL gene encoding phosphoribosylformylglycinamidine synthase subunit PurL, which translates to MPERMVKRNAPYDLCDIVIRDASDKELEEISSSMALGLSLDEMKAVQQYYVKEGREATDVELQSLGQAWSEHCCYKSSKSTLKEFVFGLDRDDILSRGDAGVMVFDDDYGYALRVESHNHPSAIEPYGGAATGIGGIVRDVICMGAQPVGLVDPLCFGPIDRDVKVPKGIKDPKYLVKGVVSGIRDYGNRIGIPTVSGGFFFDDKYTGNCLVNVCCLGIVKRKDLLENYASEPGEVMILFGGRTGRDGIHGVNFASKDISSNSEEDSRGAVQLGDPITKEPVIHACIELAEKHLVTGMKDLGGGGLSCVVGEMAIEKGCGADVDLDKVPLKESGLAPWEIWVSESQERMMCTCKPENVDKIMAIFDLWDIIATPVAKTTDTGHTRLFWNGEKIFDMDIQFLTGGPVYNRPYNMPVPLSKKDEEFPALPALRDVILGMLSDPNVASKEWAIRQYDHEVRASTVVHPMVGKMNATGPGDASVVKPVADRWKGLAVAVGCNPWFTEADPYRGGMASIDEAYRNVVAVGAMPNAFTDCLNFGNPENPDRLGEFREAVHGIGDIARELNIPIPSGNVSMYNQAPGGEHILPTPMIVCCGLIDDCRKAVTADMKKTGSCLFVVGDTKDEMGASLLFRKFGGKGGDVPATVPKRLKEVSSRLLKAMSEGLVLSCHDCSDGGLAIAVAEMCISGQIGAQLDLGAMGGSDMNVKLFSESTSRWVAEVDGRDAERFTEIMGDAATPIGITKGDKFVVDGCEIPVEEMRAAWNDPIWNIMGGAAQ; encoded by the coding sequence ATGCCCGAGCGTATGGTGAAGAGGAACGCCCCCTACGACCTGTGCGACATAGTCATCAGGGACGCTTCCGACAAGGAACTGGAGGAGATATCCTCCTCCATGGCCCTCGGTCTCTCGCTCGACGAGATGAAGGCCGTACAGCAGTATTATGTGAAAGAGGGGAGGGAGGCCACCGACGTGGAGCTCCAGTCCCTCGGGCAGGCGTGGAGCGAGCATTGCTGCTATAAGAGCTCCAAATCCACCCTGAAGGAGTTCGTGTTCGGACTGGACCGCGACGACATCCTTTCCAGAGGCGATGCCGGCGTGATGGTGTTCGATGACGACTACGGCTACGCCCTCAGGGTGGAGAGCCACAACCATCCTTCGGCCATCGAGCCCTACGGAGGGGCCGCGACCGGTATCGGAGGGATCGTGAGGGACGTCATATGCATGGGCGCCCAGCCCGTGGGTCTGGTTGACCCCCTCTGTTTCGGTCCCATAGACCGCGATGTGAAGGTCCCCAAGGGTATCAAGGACCCGAAGTATCTGGTGAAGGGCGTCGTATCCGGTATAAGGGATTACGGCAACAGGATCGGCATCCCGACGGTATCCGGAGGATTCTTCTTCGACGACAAGTACACGGGCAACTGCCTCGTCAACGTCTGCTGTCTGGGGATCGTGAAACGCAAGGATCTTCTGGAGAACTACGCGTCCGAACCCGGAGAGGTCATGATCCTCTTCGGCGGAAGGACCGGAAGGGACGGGATCCACGGCGTCAACTTCGCATCAAAGGACATCTCGTCCAACTCGGAGGAGGATTCCAGAGGGGCCGTCCAGCTGGGGGACCCCATCACCAAGGAGCCCGTCATACACGCATGCATAGAGTTGGCGGAGAAGCATCTCGTCACCGGCATGAAGGACCTCGGAGGAGGAGGTCTCAGCTGCGTCGTCGGCGAGATGGCGATAGAGAAAGGCTGCGGTGCCGACGTGGATCTCGACAAGGTCCCGCTGAAGGAGTCCGGTCTCGCACCCTGGGAGATATGGGTGTCCGAGTCCCAGGAGCGCATGATGTGCACCTGCAAGCCGGAGAACGTCGACAAGATCATGGCCATATTCGACCTGTGGGACATCATAGCCACCCCCGTCGCGAAGACCACCGACACCGGGCACACCCGTCTGTTCTGGAACGGGGAGAAGATCTTCGACATGGACATACAGTTCCTCACCGGAGGTCCGGTCTACAACAGGCCCTACAACATGCCGGTGCCCCTGTCGAAGAAGGACGAGGAGTTCCCCGCCCTTCCCGCACTCAGGGACGTCATCCTGGGCATGCTGTCCGACCCCAACGTGGCCTCCAAGGAATGGGCCATAAGGCAGTACGACCACGAGGTCCGCGCCTCCACCGTCGTCCACCCCATGGTCGGGAAGATGAACGCTACCGGTCCCGGGGACGCATCGGTCGTCAAGCCCGTGGCAGACCGTTGGAAAGGACTCGCCGTCGCCGTCGGATGCAACCCCTGGTTCACCGAGGCCGACCCGTACCGCGGAGGCATGGCCTCCATAGACGAGGCCTACAGGAACGTAGTGGCCGTCGGAGCGATGCCCAACGCATTCACCGATTGTCTCAACTTCGGCAATCCCGAGAATCCCGACAGGCTCGGGGAGTTCAGGGAGGCCGTGCACGGGATAGGCGACATCGCGAGGGAACTGAACATCCCCATACCCTCCGGGAACGTCAGTATGTACAACCAGGCACCCGGAGGAGAACACATCCTCCCCACCCCCATGATCGTCTGCTGCGGTCTGATCGACGACTGCAGGAAGGCCGTCACCGCGGATATGAAGAAGACCGGGTCCTGCCTGTTCGTCGTCGGCGACACAAAGGACGAGATGGGAGCATCCCTGCTCTTCAGGAAGTTCGGCGGAAAGGGAGGGGACGTCCCCGCTACCGTCCCCAAGAGGCTGAAGGAGGTCTCCTCCAGGCTCCTGAAGGCGATGTCCGAGGGACTGGTCCTCAGCTGTCATGACTGCTCCGACGGAGGACTCGCCATAGCCGTGGCGGAGATGTGCATATCGGGACAGATAGGTGCACAGCTCGACCTCGGTGCCATGGGAGGCTCCGACATGAATGTCAAGCTGTTCTCCGAGTCCACCTCGAGGTGGGTCGCGGAGGTCGACGGCAGGGACGCCGAGAGATTCACGGAGATCATGGGCGACGCCGCCACCCCCATAGGCATAACGAAGGGGGACAAGTTCGTCGTGGACGGGTGCGAGATACCCGTAGAGGAGATGAGGGCCGCATGGAACGACCCCATCTGGAACATCATGGGAGGTGCTGCGCAATGA
- a CDS encoding ATP/GTP-binding protein: MNNIYFVGTAGSGKSTMVGAFKRWLDDNEIDSIVVNLDPGAEKLPYVPDIDIREWINLDEVMSQYGLGPNGAQIVAADLMAVNIKKVSDILDTIDTDYVLIDTPGQLELFAFRESSNVVISALGKQRSMIAYLSDPTLYKSANGFVSAMTLASLVQFRLNMPIINLLSKSDVLKEEEVDRILDWYNNPDTLYGDLLDEDSNPESVIGMELFRALEDSGIFGEMRAVSASKEIGLPEIYAAVQLQFHGGEDADREN; this comes from the coding sequence ATGAACAACATCTACTTCGTCGGTACTGCCGGAAGCGGCAAGAGTACAATGGTCGGGGCATTCAAGAGATGGCTCGATGACAACGAGATCGACTCGATAGTGGTCAATCTGGATCCCGGGGCGGAGAAACTTCCGTATGTGCCAGATATCGATATCAGGGAGTGGATAAATCTGGACGAGGTCATGTCGCAGTACGGTCTCGGACCGAATGGGGCGCAGATCGTGGCGGCGGATCTGATGGCCGTCAACATCAAGAAGGTCTCGGACATCCTTGACACCATCGACACCGACTATGTCCTCATAGACACCCCCGGTCAATTGGAACTCTTTGCTTTCAGGGAGTCTTCGAACGTCGTCATCAGCGCCCTCGGTAAGCAGAGGTCGATGATCGCATATCTCTCCGATCCGACCCTGTACAAGAGTGCCAACGGATTCGTATCCGCCATGACGCTCGCATCGCTGGTACAATTCAGGCTGAACATGCCCATAATCAATCTTCTGTCGAAATCGGACGTCCTGAAAGAGGAGGAGGTGGACAGGATCCTCGATTGGTACAACAATCCGGATACGCTCTACGGCGACCTCCTGGACGAGGACAGCAATCCGGAATCCGTCATCGGCATGGAGCTTTTCAGGGCCCTCGAGGATTCCGGGATATTCGGCGAGATGCGTGCCGTCTCAGCATCCAAGGAGATAGGTCTTCCGGAGATCTATGCCGCGGTCCAGCTGCAGTTCCACGGCGGAGAGGATGCGGACAGGGAGAACTGA
- a CDS encoding DUF998 domain-containing protein has product MNADAKKHAAAFGWFGVLAVAVFSIIWLACYSVDTSWVWGKNSISDFGISDTDAASFFKYGCAIVGVLLAIFGIGEVVNKKKFGYVFSGIMVVLTGICVIIVGFADLNYKGGDIHHFFAILAAIFAAASAIAWSAQSWKCGREVVAGIPIVLSCVVLACLFAYPFEKFEVIAMVMVLIWYGLYSACTIGYNVKE; this is encoded by the coding sequence ATGAATGCGGATGCAAAGAAGCACGCCGCCGCTTTCGGATGGTTCGGAGTATTAGCCGTAGCAGTATTTTCAATAATCTGGCTCGCCTGCTACTCTGTAGATACCTCCTGGGTATGGGGAAAGAACTCCATCTCGGACTTCGGTATCTCCGACACCGATGCTGCTTCGTTCTTCAAATACGGATGCGCCATCGTCGGTGTCCTCCTCGCAATATTCGGAATCGGCGAAGTCGTCAACAAGAAAAAATTCGGATACGTTTTCAGCGGCATCATGGTCGTTCTGACCGGGATCTGCGTCATCATCGTGGGATTCGCCGACCTCAACTACAAGGGCGGAGACATCCATCACTTCTTCGCGATCCTCGCAGCGATCTTCGCCGCAGCCAGCGCCATAGCGTGGTCCGCCCAGTCCTGGAAATGCGGACGCGAGGTCGTCGCCGGGATCCCCATCGTACTGTCTTGCGTAGTACTCGCATGCCTGTTCGCATACCCGTTCGAGAAGTTCGAGGTCATCGCCATGGTCATGGTCCTCATCTGGTACGGACTCTATTCCGCGTGCACCATCGGATACAACGTGAAGGAGTGA
- a CDS encoding glycosyltransferase 87 family protein: MNTVVQKAGDIFLSTRERKLLTLSAVSLAAVYVFCIVCLDPSDDIPVFYGNWLSLRSGELPYVDFSFGNPPLSLLFIAIPGALSSDLQGYYCLHAAEMMILAWSSVYLVMNISGRLGLNRFRTTALYFVVLLMYSEEIVKKLDMAVAITVLLALYMFLQRRFTLSYATLIIGAMIKVYPAVLIPVFMMVNLADRSDPRRFRNVAAGLAVIAAAAAIAFAAMGVCGLSVDRVVGVFTQQAGRDFQIESVMGNILQIFGMLGLYSYELVGRSYTYNVECAPADALSGCWVIVTVAAYILLMWAVWHFRLRTDTGPADRDRVLVLSSASAVLVVLLTFMIFSTQYMLWIITLLPFVIQGEKDTKKRRILQSLYLLQFVILVPLMLWLLFGSGEAFAAASVFVRNMMLLFILLYCIGEITGRRIVMRTASI; this comes from the coding sequence ATGAACACGGTCGTCCAAAAGGCCGGGGACATATTCCTGTCCACCCGCGAAAGAAAACTGCTGACGTTGTCGGCGGTCTCCTTGGCGGCCGTGTATGTTTTCTGCATCGTGTGTCTGGACCCGTCCGACGACATCCCCGTATTCTACGGCAACTGGCTGTCTCTGAGGTCCGGAGAGCTTCCCTACGTGGACTTCTCTTTCGGTAACCCGCCCCTGTCCCTCTTGTTCATAGCCATCCCCGGGGCGCTGTCGTCCGATCTGCAGGGATATTACTGTCTCCATGCGGCTGAGATGATGATCCTGGCATGGTCGTCCGTATACCTGGTCATGAATATAAGCGGCCGTCTGGGTCTCAACAGGTTCCGCACTACTGCCTTGTACTTCGTCGTGCTTCTGATGTACTCGGAGGAGATCGTGAAGAAATTGGATATGGCCGTGGCCATAACCGTCCTGCTGGCACTGTATATGTTCCTGCAGCGTCGCTTCACCCTTTCCTATGCGACGCTCATCATCGGTGCCATGATCAAGGTGTACCCGGCGGTATTGATCCCCGTCTTCATGATGGTCAATCTGGCCGACAGGTCCGATCCCCGCCGTTTCCGCAACGTCGCGGCCGGGCTGGCGGTCATAGCCGCGGCGGCGGCCATCGCATTCGCGGCAATGGGGGTCTGCGGGCTGTCCGTAGACAGAGTGGTGGGCGTGTTCACGCAGCAGGCCGGACGCGATTTCCAGATAGAAAGCGTCATGGGGAACATACTGCAGATCTTCGGGATGCTGGGTCTATACAGTTACGAGCTCGTGGGTAGGAGCTACACATACAATGTGGAATGCGCCCCGGCAGATGCTCTGTCGGGATGCTGGGTCATCGTCACCGTAGCGGCATACATACTTCTCATGTGGGCCGTCTGGCACTTCAGGTTGCGGACGGATACGGGTCCTGCCGACAGGGACCGTGTGCTGGTCCTTTCCTCGGCATCCGCGGTCCTGGTCGTCCTCCTGACGTTCATGATATTCTCCACCCAGTACATGCTGTGGATAATCACCCTCCTGCCGTTCGTGATCCAGGGGGAGAAGGATACGAAGAAGAGGCGCATCCTCCAATCCCTGTATCTCCTCCAGTTCGTCATACTCGTCCCGCTCATGCTGTGGCTTCTCTTCGGTTCGGGGGAGGCGTTCGCAGCGGCCTCGGTCTTCGTCCGCAACATGATGCTTCTGTTCATCCTGCTGTATTGTATAGGGGAGATAACGGGCCGTCGCATCGTGATGAGGACGGCAAGCATTTAA
- a CDS encoding biotin synthase BioB produces the protein MSIDSRAADMLSKGFYKERLEPSECEYLLTFRDRSPVANLAISLADRLTRAECGDTGQICAEIDVSTGPCPCNCRFCSYAEGVTSARFFEIEDSVLVRYVQELNAFSDVRRISLMTIGDTDIDELARRVGIVKDTAKRGTQIYVNTRDVTSDECRILKKAGTYGAYHSCRIGEGTDTEIKEEKRLETIDNLVSAGLSVIAGTGPIGPEHSPKELTDAFFKTADRRCCGADIYAREPVAGTKFNSIGKMSPSRMSQIRAVFTLATSRYDFPINEPFRGTFVQGHNVSYAKYDSVKGKDQLYAARRRLFNNGYQRVMRADSGTNDLTLAYLRQTGSV, from the coding sequence ATGTCAATCGACAGCAGAGCGGCCGACATGCTTTCCAAGGGATTCTACAAGGAACGTCTGGAGCCCAGCGAATGCGAATACCTCCTGACCTTCAGGGACAGGTCGCCTGTGGCCAATCTCGCCATATCCCTGGCTGACAGACTGACCCGCGCCGAATGCGGGGATACGGGACAGATATGCGCCGAGATCGATGTCTCCACCGGACCGTGTCCGTGCAACTGCAGGTTCTGCAGCTATGCGGAAGGGGTGACATCCGCCAGATTCTTCGAGATCGAGGACTCCGTACTCGTAAGATATGTGCAGGAGCTCAATGCGTTCTCCGACGTCAGAAGGATAAGTCTCATGACCATCGGGGATACGGACATAGACGAATTGGCGAGAAGGGTCGGCATCGTAAAGGACACCGCAAAACGCGGGACCCAGATATACGTAAACACCCGCGACGTGACTTCCGACGAGTGCCGCATATTGAAAAAGGCAGGCACCTACGGGGCATACCACTCCTGCAGGATTGGAGAGGGTACGGATACCGAGATCAAGGAGGAGAAACGCCTGGAGACCATCGACAATCTTGTTTCCGCAGGACTGTCGGTGATTGCCGGGACCGGACCGATAGGGCCGGAACACTCCCCGAAAGAGCTGACGGATGCATTCTTCAAAACAGCCGACAGAAGATGCTGCGGAGCGGACATCTATGCCCGCGAGCCCGTGGCCGGGACAAAGTTCAATTCCATCGGGAAGATGAGTCCGTCCCGCATGTCCCAGATAAGGGCGGTGTTCACCCTGGCGACATCCCGTTACGACTTCCCGATCAACGAACCCTTCCGTGGGACGTTCGTACAGGGACACAACGTATCCTATGCGAAATACGATTCCGTGAAAGGGAAGGACCAACTATACGCCGCCAGGCGCAGGCTGTTCAACAACGGATACCAGAGGGTCATGAGGGCCGACAGCGGCACCAACGACCTGACCCTGGCATATCTGAGACAGACAGGGTCGGTCTGA